The Aptenodytes patagonicus chromosome 27, bAptPat1.pri.cur, whole genome shotgun sequence genome contains a region encoding:
- the LOC143171511 gene encoding LOW QUALITY PROTEIN: microspherule protein 1-like (The sequence of the model RefSeq protein was modified relative to this genomic sequence to represent the inferred CDS: inserted 3 bases in 3 codons; deleted 1 base in 1 codon): protein MAAPSAPSARLMLTTNHLPADTGKRRRPWRRPGGRRRGAAGASAPGDDVLFSGLMASGATSRSEDEESLXGQKRGSAQASGAIPKRRSSSRFIKRKKFDDELVESSLAKSSSRAKGAGGVEPGXCSGSEPSSSEKKKVSKSVSTPIAPSPVPXPGLAKRMKEEQTALQVTKDLGRWKPADDLLLINAVLQTNDLTSVHLGVKFSCRFNLREIQERWYALLYDPIISKLACQAMRQLHPEAIAAIQSKVLFSKAEEQLLNKVGSTSQPTLDTFQELLHKHPDVFYPSRTAKALQLHWQLMKQYYLLDDQTVQPLPKGDQVLNFSDAEDMLDDSKLKDVRDEVLEHELTVADRRQKREIRQLEQELHKWQVLVDSITGMSSPDFDSQTLAVLRGRMVRYLMRSREITLGRATKDNQIDVDLALEGPAWKISRKQGVIKLKNNGDFFIANEGRRPIYIDGRPVLGGNKWKLNNNSVVEIASLRFVFLINQDLIALIKAEAAKLAQQ, encoded by the exons ATGGCGGCGCCCTCCGCGCCTTCAGCGCGCCTGATGCTGACGACAAATCATCTTCCGGCGGACACC GGAAAGCGGCGCCGTCCATGGAGGCGCCCGGGCGGACGCCGTCGCGGAGCGGCCGGAGCCTCCGCGCCCGGGGATG ACGTGCTGTTCTCCGGACTGATGGCGTCGGGCGCGACGAGCCGCTCCGAGGACGAGGAGTCGC GCGGGCAGAAACGGGGTTCGGCCCaggcctcgggcgccatccccaAACGCCGCAGCTCCTCGCG GTTCATCAAGCGGAAAAAGTTTGACGATGAGCTGGTAGAGAGCAGCCTCGCCAAATCCTCCAGCCGGGCCAAGGGTGCCGGCGGGGTCGAGCCCG GCTGCTCGGGCAGCGAGCCCTCCTCTAGCGAGAAGAAGAAG GTCTCCAAGTCTGTGTCCACCCCCATCGCGCCCAGCCCGGTCC ACCCCGGCCTCGCCAAGCGGATGAAAGAAGAGCAAACAGCCCTGCAGGTGACGAAGGACCTGGGCCGCTGGAAACCCGCTGACGATCTCCTGCTCATCAACGCCGTGCTGCAG ACCAACGACTTGACCTCCGTGCACTTGGGCGTGAAGTTCAGCTGCCGCTTCAACCTGCGGGAGATCCAGGAGCGGTGGTACGCCCTCCTCTACGACCCCATCATCTCCAA gctggccTGCCAGGCCATGCGGCAGCTGCACCCCGAGGCCATCGCCGCCATCCAGAGCAAAGTGCTCTTCAGCAAAGCCGAGGAGCAGCTGCTGAACAAGGTGGGATCG ACGAGCCAGCCCACGCTCGACACCTTCCAGGAGCTGCTCCACAAGCACCCCGATGTCTTCTACCCCTCCCGGACGGCCAAGGCCCTGCAGCTCCACTGGCAGCTCATGAAGCAGTACTACCTGCTGGACGACCAGACGG TGCAGCCGCTGCCCAAGGGGGACCAAGTGCTGAACTTCTCGGACGCCGAGGACATGCTTGACGACAGCAAGCTGAA GGACGTGCGGgacgaggtgctggagcacg agCTGACCGTGGCCGACCGGCGCCAGAAGCGGGAGATccggcagctggagcaggagctgcacaAGTGGCAGGTCCTGGTCGACAGCATCACGG GCATGAGCTCCCCGGACTTCGACAGCCAGACGCTGGCCGTGCTGCGGGGCCGCATGGTGCGGTACCTCATGCGCTCCCGGGAG ATCACCCTGGGCAGAGCCACGAAGGACAACCAGATCGACGTGGACCTGGCGCTGGAGGGACCGGCCTGGAAGATCTCCCGCAAGCAGG gCGTCATCAAGTTGAAGAATAACGGGGATTTCTTCATCGCTAACGAGGGCCGGCGCCCCATCTACATCGACGGGCGCCCCGTCCTCGGCGGCAACAAGTGGAAGCTGAACAACAACTCGGTGGTGGAG atcgcCAGCCTCCGCTTCGTCTTCCTCATCAACCAGGACCTGATCGCCCTCATCAAGGCGGAGGCAGCCAAGCTGGCCCAGCAGTGA